The nucleotide sequence ACCGCGACCAAAAGTAGAGCGATATCGGACAGGCGTTGCAAATGTCTGGGCTGCGTAAGGACGAGGCTTGTCATGTCGTGGGGGGAGTCATCAGTGAACGAAGCCTATTGTTGATCCGTGAATCTGTATTGATAATCACCAACTTCAGAACATTACTTTTGCGCCATGAGCATCAATACCGCCTTGGACTCCTTGCCAGACATGGCTGCATTTGCCCGCGTAGTGGATGCAGGCAGCTTTTCGGCGGCCGCACGCCAACTGGGGGTAACCCCTTCGGCAGTGAGCCGACAAGTGGCACGGCTAGAAGACTTGCTGCGGGTCCGATTGCTGGAGCGCACCACCCGCAAACTGCGGCTCACCGATGCAGGCCAAGCCGCCTACACGCGCTGCCAAGCCATGGTGAGCGCCGCGCGCGAGGTGTTGGCCCTGAGCGACACCCATACCGAAGTGCCCAAAGGCTTGGTACGGGTGAGCATGCCTAAGGCCGTGTGCCGCTTGGTTGTGCACCCATTGATGCTAGGTTTTTTGCAGCGCTACCCAGAGGTCGATGTGCAGCTGGTGGTGACCGACCGCGCGGTGGACTTGTTCGAAGAGTCGCTGGACCTTGCAATCCGCATCACCGACACGCCGCCACTGGGCTTGGCAGGCCGCCCGCTGATGCGCATTCGCCACCTGGCATGCGCCAGCCCCCAGTATTTGGCGCAACGCGGCACACCCCAGCACCCGCGCGACTTGGCGCAGCACAGCTGCTTGTACTTAGGTGAAGACGCCCGCGACCGCCATTGGCGCTTTCAGCGTGCGGGCGAGCGTGTGCAGGTCAGCGTGCAAGGGCGCTACATCGCCAACCACAGTGAAATACGCTTAGAAGGCGCCCTCAACCACCTGGGCATTGCCAGCCTGCCCGAGTTCACCGCGCGCCAAGCCTTGGCCAGTGGTGAACTGGTCACCGTACTCGACGACTGGGAACACCAAACCGACTACGCAGGCATGGCGTGGATCTTGTACCCCCCTAACCGCTACCTATCGAGCAAAGTGCGCGTTTGGATTGACTACATTGCAGAGCACTTGGCCCCGCAGATGCAACCCCATGCTGCGGAAAAAGACTAAGCCTTAGTCGCTCGGCGTTTTCACGTCCCCGCCTTGCGCCCCCCCCCCCTTGCTTGCGTGTCATCCGCTCATGATTTCGGTACACAATGCCACCTATGGAATCTACTGAAACCCTTACCCAACACGTAACCGACAACCGCCTCGCCGATGCGTGGGCCGAGTTGCAAAACCATGCAGCGCAAGGCAATCCCTTGGAGCCCAATGCTTACCGCTTGGCGTTTGCCGATCCAGAATTCATGCTGCGCCGCGAAACCCGTGGGCTGCGCATTCAGCTTGAGATGCTCAAGCCGGACTTGGAGCAAGCCAGCCAGGGCATCCAAAACACGGTGGTGGTTTTTGGAAGTGCGCGTTTTCTTGCCCCTGAAGATGCACAAGCCGCTTTGGCCAAAGCGCAGGCCAGTGGCAGTGCAACAGAGCTCGCCACTGCGCGCCAGCAGGTCAAAAATGCGGTGTATTACGACCAAGCCCGTTTGTTTGCGCGCTTGGTTGCGTCGTACAGCGCGCCTTTGCCCCACGAGCAGCGCCTCACCATTGCTACGGGTGGTGGCCCCGGCATCATGGAAGCGGCTAACCGCGGGGCCCATGAACTGGGCGCTTTAAGCGTGGGGCTGAACATCGCCCTGCCCCACGAGCAAAGCGCAAATCCTTATGTGTCACCCAGCCTGAATTTCAAGTTCCACTACTTTGCCACGCGCAAAATGCATTTCATGATGCGGGCGAAGGCACTGGTGGCGTTTCCTGGCGGTTTTGGTACTTTGGACGAGCTGTTTGAAGTGATAACCTTGGTGCAAACACGCAAGGCCAAGCCGGTGCCCATCGTGCTGTTTGGTTCTGACTACTGGAAGCGTTTGGTCAACTTTGATGTGTTGGTGGAAGAAGCCACCATTTCTGAAGAAGACCTCAAGCTCTTTAGCTATGTGGACACGCCGCAAGACGCTTGGGACGTTATTCGTCGGTTTTACGGTTTGTAAGCCCGCCATGCGGCGGTGCCCGCAAATGCCATGCGGGGCGGGCACCGGCACCTACCGTGGCACCGACCACCCAAAAAACGACCGAAACACCCACCGTAGCGCCTACGGCACCAAAGAGCATGGGCATCAGTACGCTGGACGCGTTCATCGCCATCAAGCGGATGCCAATGGCCTCGCCCAAGCGCGCTTCTGGCGTGATTTGGTGCAAGGTACTCATGATCATGGGCTGCACGGAGCCCAAGGCCAAGCCCAGCAACACCGAGCACAGGCCCATGGCCCACGCAGAGTGCATCAGGGGATATAGCGCAAACAAGGTAGCCGTGCTCACCATGGCACACACCAAGACCACATGCTCCTTCAAGCGCGAAGCAAACAGGGGCATGAGCACCCGCACCACCGCAGCCGCTACGGCAAAAGCGCCCAGTATGGTGCCTATGACCGATGCGCTGAGCCCACGCTCATGGCCTAACACCGGCACCACAAAGGTGTGCACATCCCAACACGAGGCCAAGCTGATGTTGACCAGCATGAGCCTTCGCATCATGGGTTGGCGCAACAGGTCCCAGGCGCGTGCGGACTTGGCCACAGTGCTTGGTTGGCTTGACTCGCTCATGCCAGAGCTGCGAACTAAAAACCAAGTACCCAAAGGCAAGAGTGCCATGAGCAAAAACGCCACGCGGTAGCCCACCAGGTCGCCCGCTGCGCTGCCTGCGTAGTCAATCAGCAATCCGGCAGCAAATGGCCCCAAAAAGTTAGAGATTGCGGGGCCAGTGGCCAACCAGCTAAACACACGCTTGAGGTCGGTTGGGTTCTGCGCAATGCGCCCTGCATGCCTTTGCAAGGCTATGACAGCCGCGCCGGTGGCGCCCCCCGACATGAGCGCACTGACGCACAACACCGGGTACACAGGAAACAGCACAGCAAAGCCCACCCCGACCACAGACGCAATCACCGCGAACCCCACGGGGCGCACCAGGCCGTGCCGGTCGGTAAATCGCCCAGCGGGTAGAGCCAAAAACACCTGCGTCAAGGAAAACAGCGCCAAAAGCACCCCCACGGCCAAGGGGCTGTAGCCCATTTTCAGGGCCAGCAGCGGCGCTGCCATGCGGGTGCCCGCCATACAGGCATGCAAGCAAATTTGCGCGGCAATGAGCCGCGCCAATAGATGGCGCTGTGCGCGCTGGTGCATGTGGGAAGCACTCATGGCTTATCGACCACAGGGTCGGTGTCAAAGTCTTTATCAAACGCGATGATGCCGGGCACTTGCGCATCGGGCAGCGCTTGCACGTGCTTGAGTGCGCGGCCCATCGCCCGGCTGCGCGTCTCTGCGCTGTCCAAGGTTTTGAGCACGGTTTCTGTTTGCGCTTTGACTTTGGCCAGCACATCGCCAAACTTGCCAAATTCTGTCTTTACCGCACCCAGTACCTGCCAGACTTCGCTGGACCGTTTCTCCAAGGCGAGCGTGCGAAAGCCCATTTGCAAAGAGCTCAGCATGGCTAACAGTGTGGTGGGGCCCGCCAGTGTGATGCGGTGTTCACGCTGCAAAACCTCCATCAGCCCCGGGCGGCGCAACACCTCGGCGTACAGGCCCTCCGTGGGGAGAAACAGCACGGCAAAGTCGGTGGTGTATGGCGGCTCTACATACTTCTCGGCGATGGACTTGGCCTCTAGCCGGATGCGCAGCTCTAGCGCTTTACCGGCTGCCTCTGCCCCTGCAGCATCCGCGCGGCCTTGCGCGTCTAACAGGCGCTCGTAATCATCGTTGGGAAACTTGGCATCAATCGGCAGCCACAGCGGGTCGCCGGTCTCAGACTTGCCCGGCAGCTTGATCGCAAAGTCCACCACGTTTTTGCTGCCTGGCCGTGTGGCGACCTGGGCAGCATACTGGTCGGGCACAAACACTTGCTCTAGCAGGGACGCCAGCTGTGCCTCCCCAAAAATACCCCGGGTTTTAACGTTGGTGAGCAGGTGCTTGAGGTCGCCCACGCCCTGCGCCAAGGCTTGCATTTCGCCCAAGCCTTTGTGCACTTGCTCCAAACGCTCTGCCACCTGCTTAAAGCTTTCGCCTAGGCGGGCTTGCAAGGTGGCTTGCAGCTTTTCGTCCACGGTGGCGCGCATTTCTTCAAGCTTGCCCGCATTGCTGGCCTGCAGTTGGGCCAGTTGCTTTTCTAGGGTTTCGCGCACTTCTCCCATGCGCCGGGCGTTGGACTCCGCCAAGCCCGAGAGTTGTTGGCTCAGGGTGTCGGATACCGATTTTTGCAGCAAGGCCAGTTGCTGGCCAAAGGCATCCATTTGGGTATTTTGAGTGCGGGTGGCCTCTGCACTTTGCTGCACAAGGGTCTGCTGAAAGGTGGCCAGGGTGTGCCCCAGTTCTTGACGACCTTGGCGCGCTGAGTCTGCCATGTCGCGGCGCAGGTCGCGCTCGAACGCGGCCATGCGCTCAAAGCCAGTGCGGACGGTGGCGAGGAGTTCAAGGCGGCCCTGCTCTGCGGCACGTGCGGCTAACTCTGCTGATTTGCTATCCAGCTGCTGGCCCCCTGCCAAGTTACGCCACAGCAACACAGCCAACAAGACCAGGTTGACGCCAGCCAAACCCACACCAACCCACACCGCAACATCATTCAAACCCAATTCCTCCAGTCCTCTATTGTTGTGCAAAAGCGAGCGTGTGGCTTCGTCCGACGCATTTTGAGGCAAAACCACCCGTTGGCGCCCATTGCGCTTGCGCAGGCAGCTATCAAATTTATAGTACACAGGTAGCACAAGGGAGGTGAGTTCGAGGCCAGCAACAGCACGCTCTGTCACAAAATAAACGCCGCTGCGTTACACCGCAGTCACATTGGAAATAGCATGATGGCTATCACTACAACAAACGGAGAAAAACATGCACAACACACAACGTCTCAGCTTGACCCTGTCGGCAATCGCTATGTCCCTAGCACTCTCGGCTTGCACCCGCATCGAAACCGGTGAGGTGGGCCTGCGTATCAACTTTGACAAAACCACGGACCCCACGGAGCGCCTGCCGGGAACGTTTAACCAAACGCTGATTGGCGACATCATCACGTTCAAAATCCAAGATGTAGCGGTAGCGGTGGACAACATGACGCCCTTGGCGTCTGACAACTCCACGATCAAAGACTTCGACATGACCGTGGTCTACAACATCAACCCCGCAGCCGTCTCTGAGCTGTGGACGACCAAAAACAAAACTTTCCATGGCATGTCAGACAAAGACATTTTGCTCATGCAAAACTACGTGGCACTGAGTGCGCGCAACGCGGCCTACAAGGTGGCGCGTGAGTACGAGTCTTTGAAAATGGCGGACAACCGGCCCATCATTGAGCAAAAAATCCGCGAGAACATCATCAAGACCCTGACGGAAGAAAAGCTGGCCGAGAAGATCACCGTGTCTCAGATTCAAGTGCGCGCCATCACCCCTGCAGACATCATTGTTGCCAGCGCCAATGAACTGGTGCGGGCACAAAATGAACTCAAGACC is from Rhodoferax aquaticus and encodes:
- a CDS encoding LysR family transcriptional regulator, with the protein product MSINTALDSLPDMAAFARVVDAGSFSAAARQLGVTPSAVSRQVARLEDLLRVRLLERTTRKLRLTDAGQAAYTRCQAMVSAAREVLALSDTHTEVPKGLVRVSMPKAVCRLVVHPLMLGFLQRYPEVDVQLVVTDRAVDLFEESLDLAIRITDTPPLGLAGRPLMRIRHLACASPQYLAQRGTPQHPRDLAQHSCLYLGEDARDRHWRFQRAGERVQVSVQGRYIANHSEIRLEGALNHLGIASLPEFTARQALASGELVTVLDDWEHQTDYAGMAWILYPPNRYLSSKVRVWIDYIAEHLAPQMQPHAAEKD
- a CDS encoding TIGR00730 family Rossman fold protein; protein product: MESTETLTQHVTDNRLADAWAELQNHAAQGNPLEPNAYRLAFADPEFMLRRETRGLRIQLEMLKPDLEQASQGIQNTVVVFGSARFLAPEDAQAALAKAQASGSATELATARQQVKNAVYYDQARLFARLVASYSAPLPHEQRLTIATGGGPGIMEAANRGAHELGALSVGLNIALPHEQSANPYVSPSLNFKFHYFATRKMHFMMRAKALVAFPGGFGTLDELFEVITLVQTRKAKPVPIVLFGSDYWKRLVNFDVLVEEATISEEDLKLFSYVDTPQDAWDVIRRFYGL
- a CDS encoding MFS transporter; this translates as MSASHMHQRAQRHLLARLIAAQICLHACMAGTRMAAPLLALKMGYSPLAVGVLLALFSLTQVFLALPAGRFTDRHGLVRPVGFAVIASVVGVGFAVLFPVYPVLCVSALMSGGATGAAVIALQRHAGRIAQNPTDLKRVFSWLATGPAISNFLGPFAAGLLIDYAGSAAGDLVGYRVAFLLMALLPLGTWFLVRSSGMSESSQPSTVAKSARAWDLLRQPMMRRLMLVNISLASCWDVHTFVVPVLGHERGLSASVIGTILGAFAVAAAVVRVLMPLFASRLKEHVVLVCAMVSTATLFALYPLMHSAWAMGLCSVLLGLALGSVQPMIMSTLHQITPEARLGEAIGIRLMAMNASSVLMPMLFGAVGATVGVSVVFWVVGATVGAGARPAWHLRAPPHGGLTNRKTDE
- the rmuC gene encoding DNA recombination protein RmuC; translation: MNDVAVWVGVGLAGVNLVLLAVLLWRNLAGGQQLDSKSAELAARAAEQGRLELLATVRTGFERMAAFERDLRRDMADSARQGRQELGHTLATFQQTLVQQSAEATRTQNTQMDAFGQQLALLQKSVSDTLSQQLSGLAESNARRMGEVRETLEKQLAQLQASNAGKLEEMRATVDEKLQATLQARLGESFKQVAERLEQVHKGLGEMQALAQGVGDLKHLLTNVKTRGIFGEAQLASLLEQVFVPDQYAAQVATRPGSKNVVDFAIKLPGKSETGDPLWLPIDAKFPNDDYERLLDAQGRADAAGAEAAGKALELRIRLEAKSIAEKYVEPPYTTDFAVLFLPTEGLYAEVLRRPGLMEVLQREHRITLAGPTTLLAMLSSLQMGFRTLALEKRSSEVWQVLGAVKTEFGKFGDVLAKVKAQTETVLKTLDSAETRSRAMGRALKHVQALPDAQVPGIIAFDKDFDTDPVVDKP
- a CDS encoding SPFH domain-containing protein, whose protein sequence is MHNTQRLSLTLSAIAMSLALSACTRIETGEVGLRINFDKTTDPTERLPGTFNQTLIGDIITFKIQDVAVAVDNMTPLASDNSTIKDFDMTVVYNINPAAVSELWTTKNKTFHGMSDKDILLMQNYVALSARNAAYKVAREYESLKMADNRPIIEQKIRENIIKTLTEEKLAEKITVSQIQVRAITPADIIVASANELVRAQNELKTKEVEVQTAKKEAERIAALNANAGAIGYMNAMANLKIAEGVAAGKVNTIVVPYDFKGIVNAK